atatttatagcagctctttttgtgacaCACTACACTGAGTAAatgtccatcaactagggaaCAACTGAATAATTATGACAGATgaatattagaatattattgtgttgtaagagaTAATGCATGGGATTgtatcagagaaacctgggaacacttgtatgaattgatacagagtaatATGAGTAAAATCAGAACAATTTGTACAAAATAGcaatttgtaaaaacaaacaactcttaaAGACTTGGGAATCTTGATGAACAcagtgaccaaccatgattcAAAAGGATATGCTACTACCCCTACCTTCTGATAGAAGGATGACTCAAAGTGAAGACTGAGACATTTGGGGGGGATGTGACCAAAGTggctccctctctctgtctgtctgtctctctctgtcactctgtctctctctctctcctccctccctgtccACCTCCAGACCATTCATGCACAAACATATATCTGTATTTactgaataaatataaagtagttaGGAAGGGAGGGAACTAGCAGTTGGGGAAATGAGGCAAGGCCTCTTGAGGGAAGTACTCTGCAGGAAGCTGGGCATATTCTAAGAGACAACagagaaaagggagagcattctaggtatggAGGAAGTGGAGCAGCCTATGCAGAAGCACAGAGGTGATAGATAATGactgacataaaaacaaaagacatcaacaaaacttttttttgaagCAACTAAAACCATGATGGccagaaatgaacacaatacTCCAATGATATGACCAAGGCAGGGTTCAATCGGACTATTACACTTCTTGACATCATACTTCTATTAATGCAGTCAAGACCATATTACCTGGATGGCACACATCACAGCCTTGACTCCCATCAAGCTTGCCATCCACTGGAACCTCCAGTTTTTTTCATTTGCGTGACTATCTAGGCATACTAATTCCATCTTATACTTTGTATAATTGTGTGGGAAGCCAAACATAATTGATTTTTTCGAACCCTtaccttaatatcaattctaagataaaagagtggcaagaggtaggcaattggggttaaatgacttgcccagggtcacacagctaggaagaacccaggtcttcctgactccagtcttggcactctatccactgtgctacctatctgccccatagacatgattttttttaactctaatcGGGGATGGTACATTCATTCCTATAAAATATCATCCCGTTAGCTCTGACTCAAAATCTTTTAGCAATGTCTTGTAGAATCCTGATTGTGCTATCTGTAACAtctcttccttcctgcctgcctcaTGTCATTCTTGAATCATGACTACACTGATAAAAGTGTGGAATAGAAAatcccaccaccatcaccatagAGACAGACCCTTGGAGTCCTGCAATAGAAATCTCCCTGCAGCCTGACAGCAATCCATTAATCACTCTTTGTGGCTAGTCACTCAGCCAATTCTGAACCCACaatgtactttcttttttaacccctaatcttccatcttagaagcaatattaaggatcagttccaaggcagaagagaggtaagggctaggcaatggaggttaagtgacttccccagggtcacatagccagatttgaaacaaagacctcccacctccaggccacAGGTGCTCTATCCAACTGAGCCACTTCATTGCCTCCACAATATACTTCTTTTGCTCAGTGGTGGTAAATACCCCTGGAGGTGAAGGGCATACCTAACTATAACCCAtaataagagggaaaggaaggaaaagacttTGCTGGAGAAAGATCACTGTACTCACAAGGTACTCATCTTAAGTCACAGGAtacagaactggaaagaactttagagattaTTCATTTCAGACCCCCTTATTTTAAACATGAATAAACTTGAACCCCAGAGAAGTTGTATAATTGGCCCAATAACAGATGGTAATTAGCAGAGCCAaaatttgaatctgggtccttTAATGCTAAGCCTAAGACATTTTCCATTGTATCACACCACTTTGCTCCTGGCTCATCTCTGTTCTGTTCCCCTCTAGTCTCCTTCTTAGGGTAGGCTGGACTTAGAGCAGCTAGCTCCAGCTGTAAGTGTCACCAAGCCAGCTTCCTTCCTAGTGCTGAGGGACTCCTTCCAAGTTTTAAGAGCTGGAAGTTCTTGCACAGGCAGGGGGCAGAATTGTCATGGGTACATCTCACCCAGATCAGGGAGCCGTGGAAGCAGAAAGGCTGTAGCCAGGAAGGGGCATTCAAGGTGAAGGCTGAATTAGGATGAATGTGGAATCATAGCGGTGGGCCTGGGTTATAGGAATTCAAGAATTGCAGCCAAACACATATTACAGAACTCCATGAAAGAGCTTCTCAATGTTTTGCAGGGGGCTACATGCATGCATTCTTTATTCCCTTGCACTGAATGAATCCCCTTCATACCAAGGGCGCTAGGAGCTGTTTTCCTTCTGGTATAGGAGCTGAATTTAAGTGTAGAAAACAATCTTTCCAAAGTTATCTAGGAAGAAGGCCCCTGCCAGTTTCTAAAGCTTAAATCAAAGTagtttctcatctcttttctggcAGAGGGTCTACAGTCCAGTCATTATTAGACCAGAAGACCTGTCGATTATGGTGGCTGAGCCAATGGGGTTTATCTCTGAAAGCTCATGGAGAATGGAACAGGATTGGAGAAGAGCAAATATTGtccttaaaaagggaaaagacagcggaaatgcgtgttggatatgggggggggggggatgaagtgggtgaaggggaaagtaaaaacaggaatcatgtaaccatggaaaatttttctaaaaaaaaataaaatatttaaatctaaaaaaatcaattatcaaaaattgtttctatatttaactgaaaattttaaaaattaagaatcccttaaagaattaaaaaatggaaattataatgtCACTAAAGGATCATGATACaaaacaaaccaataaaaattttaaaaagggggggagaATGGAGCCTGGAAACTATAGGCCAGTGAGCTTGAAAATGATTCTTTGTAAAGTTCTAGAATTAAAGGAATAGTGAAGAAATATCTAGAAAAAGGAGTGATGATCACAAGAGCCAACATGGTTTCATCAAAAACAAGATATGCCAAACTGGACATCCATTGGTCAATCCCCTCATTacacttatttccttttttttcttttggacagGATTTCTAGCCTGATGGAATACTagttgcatgaaagcactggtataacctatatcagccTATTTATCACCTCAGGGGagcagggaggaagagagagaatctgaatcacaaaatatcagaaaacaatttgtcaaaaaattgtttctccatgtaattgaaaaaaatttaattaaaaaaaatgttttaatctttgcctagcccttactgttcttgtgccttggaactgatacttagtaccaattctaagacagaaagtaagcatAAATGTGCAATCTTAGACTATATTGAAAGAAGTACGAGGACCAGGATTAGAGAGGTGAAGCTTCTGTTGTGTTCTGAGGCGGCTCACATCTGGGGCATCGAGTCCACTTCTGGATGCCACAATTTAGAAATGGCATTGGGAAGTGGCCAAAGGAGGGCAGTCAGAATGGTGAAGGGTCTGAAGTTCATGCCGGTTGAGGATCCTTTGAAGGAACTAGGTGTTTTAGCCTAGGAGAGTTCAAGGAGACAGGATAGTTGTCTTTAAGTATCTGCAGGACTGTCACCTGGCTTGTTCTAAAGGCCAGGATCAGAAGGAATAGGTAGAAGTTACAGAGGCTATTTAGACCCTAtcgaagaaaaaaacaaagtttcTAATTAGAGTTGTCTCACAGTGGAATAGCCTGGCTTGGGAGAAAGTGAGTTCTTTACTAGAGGTCACTGAGCAAAACCTGGATGTCCATTTGTCAGGTGTGTGGCAGATGAGATACTTGTTCAGGCATAGTTTGGATTAGACAGTTTCTGATGTGCTTTCCaaccctgagattctgtgattccatttgcTCCTAATAAGCAAAACAAAGGGTAACAGCAAAGGGAAAACAGCTACGGAAACAGAATTGTTCTGGGAGGCAGATGATGCACGTCCTTCATTTTTAGAAGACTAGTGCTGTAGCCAAGGTCCAACCCCTGTTCTGATGGGCCAATGGAGCTTCAGTAGTATTCCCACCTTTCTGCTGGATACTCACTAAGTCCGGGCGATCTCCAGGTCCTTCCGATGGCTTTGCAGTGCGGCTGCCATGTGCCCCATTTCAATCTGGGCATTCCCAATGCAGCTGTATAAATTGCCAAGCAGTTCATCTTTGTTGGGGACTTCATCCTTGTCCCACTCCAACACCTTCTTCAGTACTTTCTCAGCTTTCTGGCAGCTGCTCTCAGCACTGCCACTGGTAAGTACTAGGAAGAAAAGAGGCCCGGGGAGGATGTCAGGTATGTCCCCAGGAAGCCAGGCAGCTGGGCAGCAGGCCTAGGGGTTCATGCTACTAGTAACCGATTGCTCTCCTCGTGGAGGTAAAGGTTAGACTGTGTAGGTTTTGCTTTGGGGCCCGGGACCCAGGCCTTTTGTCCTGCCCTGACCCACCCCTCCGAACCAGCACCACTTACACATGTCGATCTCTTCCAGGCTCTTGAGAATGTATCGAGCAGTCTCAGATGGGCGGCGCTTCCGATCTCGGACCCACTTTTCTTGCATGAGCTTTCGGTCCCGCTCCCGAGCATAGATGGGTTTCTGCTGCCTCCAGAAATCAGTCCGAGTGTCAAGGTAATTTATGCCAGTCATGATTAAGTCCTCCACAGTCATTCCCCGCTTGATGGTGCCTTTGATCAAGTCTTTGTGAATGAGAagcaaaggaagggagaagacaaGAGCAGGTGTCAGTGGGAGTCACATTGCCCCAGGGGCAAGGATGTCAAATTTTGAGTTCTTGGTCAAAGTCCTATACTTTGGGGTTCTTTCTGTGCCAAAGTTGTGGGAAATCTGAGACAAGGAAAAACTATTCAGGGCAAGAGTTAGGCCATAACTGACCTCCAGTATTTAAGGAGGGATTATAGACCTTTCCTTATCACTGTCACCGCCGGAGTACAGAAATTCCTTATTTTCTTACCTGAGGCTATGGAGAGAACTAGAAGGAGTATCATAGTAAATTGTACAgactaagtacttaataaattgaaAGAGATGTCTGAAAGTAAAGCCCCAGGAAGTCTCAAAGGCCCTTTCCAGGCTCTTTGTACTATCTTGGTTCCTATTATAGTCAATAGGGATAAGCTGGAGACCAAAGCCAGGGCCCCAGAAATTGTACCTTGAATGGCtgcttctttctctgtccctgtAGTTTTGGGGTACAGGTAGGTAAagttgggagaaggggaaaaagagagacacTGGCTCTGAGATCCCAGCCTGGCCTCAGCTCCAGATGGAACAGGGCATGCTAGAACTAGCCCAGAATTGTAGGTCAAAGCTAAGAATAAGCCTCTGGGGGGACTGCAACAGGCTACAGGTCCTTTCTGGACATCCTATTCTTCATAGAGTCAACATTATAGGCAAATATTCTGGGAGGCAGGAGTCATCCAGCCCTGTAACCAAGAAGACACATTAGTGTCAGAACAGCTGCCCCTAAGAGGTAAGAGCCCTTGGGGAAAATCTTACTAGATCATTAGAAAGACAAATCTAGAGAAAAGACAAATTTCCAGAACCAAATTATCTAATGATAATAATCATCCCTGGGCTTATATTGAGAGTCTATACCATGgcacttttattttctattttattttgttttctcctccCAGCACCATTAGCCCAGATCGTTCTCTTCACTGCAGATAAAGTGAGGCCATAGAAAGCAATGGAAGTCTCCCAAATCTTCTGACTAGTTCTAGGTTCTCTTCTATCTTCAGTAGCCCCAGGTTCATTGAGAGACATCTACCCCACATCCCCTACACCCACATTCTCATCTCCACAACTGTAATCAACAAGACCTTCATCCTTAAGGAGCTTTTCCAGATATTCCTTATCTACATAGAGTTCCCCAAGCAGCTGTCGAACAGTCTTCTCGCTTTTCAGTGTGCTCTTCCGTTTATGTTCTGCCTTGGTGTCCTTCCAGAGAGGCCTCACAGGAGTCTTCTGTTGGGCCTTCATACTCTGGGAGGACAGAATAAGACAAAGCAGAGCCTCATCAGGAAACAGAAAACCCTGAGCCTTGGCTTCCCATGACACTTGggctcttcttccttttcctcccactCTGTGATCTCTCCTTGGCCTGAGAACCATAGCTCATGGCGGAGAGCATCACTGTTGCTCATTCCAGAATAGGGCTGGGGAATGGCCGGAATCCCAAGAACCTTCTAGCATCTGGGACTATGGAAGGGATCCAATATGTACCCAGGATGGGAGAGAACTGAATCCTCCCAATCATGAGAACTACACCATGTTCTGATCTAAGGGTACACAGAAATTCCTCTCCCTGAAGACAATGGACACAATACCAGGGCCCTTACCTCTGCCTGTTTGCTTAAGAAGAAGAGGTCCCCTTTATTCTCCAACTTAATCGAGGAAGGACCTGAAAGGACAGAAGTAGGCTCACAGGTTGTCCTGGCTCTTGACCATGATCTTTGACATACTGTTGCCAGTAGTCAGGGTTGACTTTGGCAGAGGAAGCCTGGGGGCTGAGTTTAGGCTGATCCAGGACAACTGTAAGGGTCAAGAATGCTGACTGTGTGTGATTTATCCCAGTTCCTCCACAAGGCTGGCAGCCTCCTTTTGCCCAAGGCCATGACAGCTTTGTTTCCAACAAGGGGTGGGAGCCAATGGTACAGAGGCAGTTGTCCAAACCAAACCCTGTGCCATTTCCACATTCTGCCTCCTACAGAAACTAAAGACTCAAAAATTCCCCACACTCCTCCTGCCTCTGGGTAATAAGTAGCCCACGTGATTGGGCCAGCAATCCAGGACCACATTTCCTGAAGAAAGTAGGTAGAGACTTAAAAAGGTCCATCTCTAAGGGCTGAAGCTTTGTCTGGGACAGGTCTAACTCCATTCCATCCCTATAGCAGCTTCCCAGATACAAACCTGTTTGGGGAGCCTTTACAATCATTGtaagctttgaagaaaaaaatcaaagactcCTCTACACAGCAGGAATGTTCAGAGCCTGGAGCCCCTTGTGTAGGTGTTTCAATCACATGGCAAATCAGAAGTTACCAAATCTAGAGCTTCCTGTTTCAGAATTGCCAGCAGGCTTAATAGGGACATTCACTTCTTTGGGCTTGGCCCCTCTCTAGCATCTGAGGTCCATGGGAGAATGAAGGAATTCAGGGCCTGTCCAGTTTCCAAGGTACCTTCTTAGATATTGCCACTTACTTCCTACTGAGTTGTTAATGGCTTCCTGAGCTTTCTGAATCCCAACTTTGAATTCCCGGTCAGGACGGAGCTTGTAGCCTCTGTGATAGTATACCAAGGCAAACTCAAAGTCTCCCATCGTATACAGGGTTTCAGCCTTTTGGAGAATCCCCTAGAATGGAAAGAGGTCAAACCAAGATAGTAGGGGTGGCAGGACAAGGCATAGGTAGGTTCTGGGCTGGGTATAGAGGTAAGGGAATTAGGAGGATGAtctgagaagagaaggaaatgggttCAGACACCAGGCTTAATAAGAGTACAAGCATAAACAATGATATGGATGAATTTTTTAGGCTGGAAATCTGACCCACCACATGGGTACCTTTATTTTCCACTACATGGTTACCTTGCAAAAAGTCTGGTCATTTTTGAGTGATTCCTCAACATCCTTCAGGGAATTTTCTAAGTCTCCCAACTTCAAATAGCATTTAGACCGAGCAACCAGACAGTTCCGATCTCCCACCTGCAGGCGAAGAGCCTAGACAAAAAAGCCACACAGAGTCAGTTGGGatcatctaggacagtgatggtgaatcttttagagaccatgtgccgtGCCAGCCCCCCAGGCTGCATGCCGTACACTGCCCTGCCTACACCTAGTGTCCTCCCCTGttgccttaccccagataggggagagaaaaagaggaaagtggCCAGAGTTCTCagctcaggggagggagaaagcacagaGAGGTAgggaggcatggtggagagggggaagggagcagctctgctagagtccctctgccttcctaATAACTAACTCTGCCAGGGAAAGCACCACAttcccacagagaggtctctgcatgccatctttggcatctagGCCATGGGATTGCCATCACGGATCTATGGTAAGGAAGAAGTTATGCTAGTAGAGGCTATCCTGGCTATCCTCAAAAAGTAAttattaggggggcagctgggtagttcagtggattgagagccaagcctagagacgggaggtcctaggttcaaatctggcctcagacactccccagctgtgtgaccctgggcaagtcacttagcccccattgcctacccttaccactcttctgccatggagccaatacacagtattgactccaagacagaaggtaagggtttaaaaaaaaaaaaagtaattattagaCTGAATTGAAGTGGGAGTGTCCTAACCCTAGCAAGGAATTCACCAGAGAAGCAGAGAAATCCTTGAGTCTTACCAGTCAAGCACACAGGATTGATCTTTGAACAGTAAATTCTTGATTATAATATGCATGATTTTCACTGAATTTGGAGCTTTATTAATATAGTTTCATGAATATAATACCCTTTCTAGGTGGTTTCTCATTATCAGATATGTTCTAATACCATCTCTCTGCTTTCTAGCTGCTGTGTGCTTAAAAGTCAGCAACTCCTGGTAATTTTCTCCAATACTAATCAGAAACAAGatgttatttactatttttaaaaagtgaaagtgaaTTCCAGGCTGGAATTTCAGACAAAATACTGTTGGATTAGTCATATCATTGTCATGTAAGTAGCCATTTGAGAATTCACTATATATTTCAGGTGGTCTATTAAAAGATCTTAAGAGATTGAAGTTATTTTTTCAACTTCAAACACCCACACACACCCCTCCCACCActtcctctgcctctctgacaatctcttttcttccttagtGATACCATGACCAAAAACTACAGCATGTTTTTTATTGGCCTTTGACTTCTCTTCTTAAAGCATTTCTAAGAAGTAGAAAAGACTACTGGAGAAAGATGCCATTTCTCACCCCAGACCACCTCTCCTCTGagtgttcttttttctctttttggaatTCATGGTTTAAGAGCAGGAGCCAAAAGTCTTGGGTAACATTTTCAATGAAACTAGTTTCTCAGTGGCTACAAGTTCAGCCTGTTATTTGTGTGGGAGATACAAGACAGGGATTGAGTGTCCATGATTTTTTGCATTAAAGTAGCTCTCTGATGAATCAGAAGGGTTAAGAatgtgtttgttgttgttgttcagttgtgttcaacttggtttgtattttccttctccagctcattttatagatgaggaaactgaggcaaacagggttaaatgacctacccaggtcacaaagctagttaaatgtctaaggtcaaatttgaattcaggtctgcctgactccaggcccacagctctatccactggccacctacctgcccctaagaATGTATTCTTTGTAGTAAATGATATCCTAAAAACATATCCAACATCTTACTTCCTGTGAACTCTGGAGAATCAGTCCCTAAAGGGAaaggggacttttttttttttttttttttttttttttgctaaggcTACTTTTGAACACCAGTTGAAAGAAGAAGGTTCCTAGAAATCTATTTCATAGTTAAGAGGAATTGATGGATTAATTGGGAGAAAAGTTAAAAAGTGCTGAATCAaattaattcagttcaacaaactgCTTACCAAATATTAAGCACATACTGAGTTTAAAATGAGCAACTAGGTATTAAAATGGATAGATCACCAGGCCTCATGAATCATGAAGACTTATcttatggcctcagacacttactagctctgtgaccctgggcaaatcacttaaaccctgtttgcctcagtttccttatttgtaaagtgaactggaaaaggaaatggcaaactactccaatatctttgccaagaaaacctcaaatgaggtcatgaaaagtctgacatgacatgactgaacaagaagtTTAGAGTAGTGTACCTGGGATGCATAGACCAACCAAATCAACCAATCTTAATTCCCGCCCTCTAGGAATTCACATTTTAAGAGGTGAAACTCCGGTATGGACCCATAAGTAAACAGAACAGCTGTGAGAGCACTTAACCATCTGGGAAGGTTTCAGGGGGGAGGTAGTTGGACCTTTTGGTAAGTAGTCAGcgagtaaatatgaaatattacttAAGTATTATTGATTGGGAATTGATGAAATTAACAGGAATCTCTCAGGGAAAAAGTTAATGGAAAATGATTGGGGTGAGTTAATCTAGGGCTATAACGGGAGGATGATGAACGATTGATCGTAGGGAACAAAGTACCAGCGATGGATGAAGATTAACATAGGTCATTGGACAGAAAATGATCGATCCGAAGCCGGGGCTATCGGTACTCTATTAAAAATCCGTAATGCAGGCAATAGTTGATCGGCAATCAATCGATAGGTCTAGAGCAGAGACTCACTTTCGTGAAGCACTGGGAAGCCTTGTGGTATTCTCCGCATAAATAGAGCCTCTCGCCCTCGGCCATGTAAGAGGGGAAGGTGCTCCGAAGGTCGTCAACCTCCAAGTCCGACATGACTGCCTGCTTTCAAAACCAAGTAGGAAGGGAATAATGGAGGAACCTTTAGGGAACTAGTCAACTTGTATAATACCCGTCTCCTAGCAACCAACACTGTGTGACGTCCCTTCCTATCCcgcccttcctccctctcctggtGTGAGTGGTGCACTTGCGGGGGGGCTGGAACTGGAGTGCGGCCGTAAGCTTGTTCGGGCTGCTCCAgcccccaccccctacccctcGAGAGATGTGCGTGGAGGAGGTGTGCTGAGCGCATGCTGCCTGCTTGCTTTCGGGGAGCTGGAACTGGAGCGATAACTGGGGTTCGGGCTGCCCAGTCCCCCACCTCCCCAAAAGCTGTGCGTGGGGAAGGTGTGCTGAGTGTTTGCTGCCTGCTCGCCTCCCACGTGCTCCCCTACTGCGCTCCTAGACTTGCTCGCTGTTGTGGAGTAAACTGAAGGGAGCTTTTGCAGTTTTTTCAATCTGCCTGGGACTTAATCATCTCCTGCTTCGTGTTTGGAAACTGCCCTCTAGGAGGTTAcagagataaatgaatgaatgaagcatttaactTGCAAAGCACTTggatgcaaaaagaaaagagaagcccTTTTCTTACAAAGTAAGCGAGCTTACATTGTAATGGGGAAGATGGGAGTGTCCTAACAACCGAGGATTAGGAAGTGCTTCCAGAGGAAGTTGTAGCTTGatctaaaggaaaagaaagattctaGGAGTGGGTACCTTCGATTCAACCATAGGATCAACATGCTCGTTCAACTTCTAGGATCTCCGAGTTGGAATGTCAAATTCATGAACTGCAAGCAGTTAGTGGGAagtacaggatcatagatttagaaacgGAAGCGTCCTTAGAAGCTATTGAGTCcaactcttactttttttttttttttttttttttttttttttttaacaaatgaggaaaaaggcccagagagatttaagtgatttgcccagggtcaatagctagtaagtgtttgaggagcagttcaactcaggtcttcccgactctaggTTCAGGATGTTGCCTCTCATTTTGGCTTAACTATAGGGTGTAagttattactactaataataattgctggggtatatatttgtacatacataTGGTGCTATAAGATCTGCAAacaactttataaatattgtctcatcttattctcataacaactctgggaaacaggtgcatttatcccttttttactgaagaggaaattgagacaggtagaggttaagtttcttgcccagggCCATCTAGCTAATTTGTCGCTGAGTGGCAGCATTGGATTAGAGCCTGGGACGTGGAATTGGGAAGTTTGAATCCTactttagatacttattagctgtgtgactttagacaagttacttaacatctctatgctcagtttcctctaatgtaaaatggggataataatggtacctataCCATACCCTAGTTATGAGCCtcaaatgagagaacatatgttaagtgctttgcaaaccttaaagcactacataaatgctagatattactagtattaagtgtctgaggctgcatttgaattcaggtcttcctgactccaggttctgcACTCTATCCATACCACCTAATATGAAAAAAGAGATATATGAAATAAGTATGGAAAGGTAATTGAAACCTGGTTTGGAGGGCCTTGATAGCAGACTAagtaaggagtttgtattttatgtgAGGCAGTAGAGAACAACTGCAGGTTTTTTAATTTGACCACAAAGGTGTCATAGTGaatatagaagagagagaagaatgatcCAAAGATGATAACAGAAATGGCCAAAATATATGATTAGGGCAATGCTATCACACTCAAAAGAAATAGCATATTTTGGAAAAGGGATTTGATTGGgaagaaagatgatgaattcCGTTTGAACATAGTTCATTTGAGATGCCAGTGGAACATCTTTGCACTTgtagaaatatttattaggccATTGATTATGCCAGACCAGACTTTTGATAGCAATTGGGACTGGATGTCAATTTGAGAGCCATCTGTTTAAAGACAATAACTGAATCCCTGGGACCTGAGGAGTTCACCAAAGGAGAGAGAACAGTCCCAAGCTAAGTCTAGAGACAGGACAATGCTTAGCGATTTGGAGGACcagcaaaggaaatggaaaaggaaccATCATCCATGtaagagaagaactaggagaaagaAATATCACAGAAGCCAAAGGAAGGCATCCTAGAGAAGGGAGTGATCAGGAGGGTCATaagctacagagaggtcaaaagAAAGACATTGGAGTTAGCCATTCAGAGATGTTGCTAACCTCAGAAAAGGTAATTTTAATAGAGAGCTGGTCAGGAGCTTGACTGTAAGGGTAGAAGAATGAGAAATAGAAATGGTGAAGACAAGAAAATGCTTCTTTTTAGGAGCTTGGCAATGAATGgaaggagaaatataaaaggatagtTTGAGTAGATGGCACAATgaagtgaagatttttttatgGACAGAAGAGACCAGGCCATGTTGTAGGCAACAGGGAAGAGTCAGGGAGAGATTGATTGATGATGAGAGAAGTAATTATTGATGAAacacatcagtttcctcatctgtaaaataaaagcttATGTCTCTAAGGTCTACCTTATAGAAGTAGATAGACTCAGAGATACTTAAAGGATGTTTGAACTTGACAGGATGAAGTTACTTTTCCCTTGGATACAGGTTCACTGTAGAGAGTCTCAAAGTAGAGAATAAAAGAGATCATAATTAGATGGCTTCAGATTTCTCAGTAAAATGGAAGGTGAGATTATTTACCACAGGGAAGGAAAGGGATGAAAGGAAAGAGCAGAAGTTTTGGGAACAGCAACA
The window above is part of the Gracilinanus agilis isolate LMUSP501 chromosome 4, AgileGrace, whole genome shotgun sequence genome. Proteins encoded here:
- the ODAD4 gene encoding outer dynein arm-docking complex subunit 4, coding for MSDLEVDDLRSTFPSYMAEGERLYLCGEYHKASQCFTKALRLQVGDRNCLVARSKCYLKLGDLENSLKDVEESLKNDQTFCKGILQKAETLYTMGDFEFALVYYHRGYKLRPDREFKVGIQKAQEAINNSVGSPSSIKLENKGDLFFLSKQAESMKAQQKTPVRPLWKDTKAEHKRKSTLKSEKTVRQLLGELYVDKEYLEKLLKDEDLIKGTIKRGMTVEDLIMTGINYLDTRTDFWRQQKPIYARERDRKLMQEKWVRDRKRRPSETARYILKSLEEIDMLLTSGSAESSCQKAEKVLKKVLEWDKDEVPNKDELLGNLYSCIGNAQIEMGHMAAALQSHRKDLEIARTYDLADAKSRALDNIGRVFARVGKFQQAIETWEEKIPLAKTSLEKTWLFHEIGRCYLELNKPWEAQEYGEKSQACAEEEGDVEWQLNASVLVAQAQVKLKDYESAVSNFEKALERAKLVHNNEAQNAIISALDDANKGIVEELRATRGTENARDKKDKDVEAKQFGQRQELLAATFSEKMTTPKRVLQLRELRKLCLIGATS